From Pseudomonas poae, the proteins below share one genomic window:
- a CDS encoding GntR family transcriptional regulator codes for MNTILTLRPDDKQSTPLYLQLARNLEAAIHAGQWKSEQALPSERALSEQLSISRVTARKALEVLFAQGLIRRSQGSGTFITPRLEQPLSRLSGFSEMLRLKGFVPTSQWLERDITPPTHEELIRLGLSPTDKVARLKRLRKADDTVMAIEMTAMPASVLPQPQAIGNSLYEYLESIGKPIVRALQHIQAINASDEFAKLVGIAPGTAMLLMTRVGYTADNTPIEITDTYCRNDYYDFVAELRRQDYSAELRR; via the coding sequence ATGAACACCATCCTGACGCTGCGCCCCGACGACAAACAATCCACCCCGCTGTACCTGCAACTGGCGCGTAACCTGGAAGCGGCGATCCATGCCGGCCAGTGGAAATCCGAACAGGCCCTGCCCTCGGAACGCGCCCTCAGCGAGCAGCTGAGCATTTCGCGGGTTACCGCCCGTAAAGCCCTGGAAGTCTTGTTTGCCCAGGGCCTGATCCGTCGCAGCCAGGGCTCCGGCACGTTTATCACCCCACGCCTGGAGCAGCCGCTGTCACGTCTGTCGGGGTTCAGCGAGATGTTGCGCCTCAAGGGTTTTGTGCCCACCTCGCAATGGCTGGAACGCGACATCACCCCGCCGACCCACGAAGAACTGATCCGCCTGGGCCTGTCGCCGACCGACAAAGTGGCGCGCCTCAAACGCCTGCGCAAAGCCGATGACACGGTAATGGCGATCGAGATGACCGCCATGCCCGCCTCGGTGCTGCCGCAGCCGCAAGCCATCGGCAACTCGCTGTACGAATACCTGGAGAGCATCGGTAAACCCATCGTGCGCGCCCTGCAACATATCCAGGCCATCAATGCCTCGGACGAATTCGCCAAGCTCGTGGGCATCGCCCCCGGCACCGCCATGCTGCTGATGACGCGTGTCGGCTACACCGCCGACAACACGCCGATTGAAATCACCGACACCTACTGCCGCAACGACTACTACGACTTTGTCGCAGAGCTGCGCCGTCAAGACTACTCCGCTGAACTGCGACGTTAG
- the nagA gene encoding N-acetylglucosamine-6-phosphate deacetylase, whose product MSEDNILTPHGWMRGRLVHAHGKVSAIEGTPCDPADNDLPYLLPGFIDLHVHGGGGKDIMEGATAFETITRTHVRFGTTSLLATTMTAPVNEISRVLGEIGTYCESRPANTARVLGVHLEGPYINPGKLGAQPNFAHTALMAEVEEYLRLAPIRVITIAPEIAGHDSLIRALSQRGVRMQIGHTLGSYEEGVAALAAGATSFTHLYNAMSPLHHREPGIVGAALAHAQYAELIPDLLHVHPGAMRVALRSIPCLYCVTDSTAAAGMPDGEYKLGSHTVTKCLGGVRLADGTLAGSTLTMDQALRNLVKIGLPISEASQRLSQFPADYLGLEERGRLQPGSFADCVRLDRSLHLTDVMVEGDTIDFKNA is encoded by the coding sequence ATGTCCGAAGACAATATCCTCACGCCCCACGGCTGGATGCGCGGCCGCCTGGTGCACGCACACGGCAAGGTCAGCGCCATTGAAGGCACGCCTTGCGACCCGGCCGACAACGACCTGCCCTACCTGCTGCCGGGCTTTATCGACCTGCATGTGCACGGCGGTGGCGGCAAGGACATCATGGAAGGCGCCACAGCCTTCGAGACCATCACCCGCACCCACGTGCGTTTTGGCACCACCTCGCTGCTGGCCACCACCATGACGGCGCCGGTCAACGAAATCTCCCGCGTGCTCGGTGAGATCGGCACCTATTGCGAAAGCCGCCCGGCCAACACCGCCCGCGTACTCGGCGTGCACCTGGAAGGGCCCTACATCAACCCCGGGAAACTCGGCGCGCAACCCAACTTCGCCCACACCGCGTTGATGGCCGAAGTCGAAGAATACCTGCGCCTGGCGCCGATCCGGGTGATCACCATCGCCCCGGAAATCGCCGGGCATGACAGCCTGATCCGCGCCCTCAGCCAACGCGGCGTGCGCATGCAGATCGGCCACACCCTGGGCAGCTATGAGGAAGGCGTCGCCGCCCTCGCCGCCGGCGCTACCAGCTTCACGCATTTGTATAACGCCATGAGCCCGCTGCATCACCGCGAACCGGGCATCGTCGGCGCCGCGCTGGCCCACGCCCAATACGCCGAGCTGATCCCGGACCTGCTGCACGTGCACCCCGGCGCCATGCGCGTGGCGTTGCGCTCGATCCCGTGCCTGTACTGCGTCACCGACTCCACCGCCGCCGCCGGCATGCCCGACGGCGAATACAAGCTGGGCAGCCACACCGTGACCAAATGCCTGGGCGGCGTGCGCCTGGCCGACGGCACCCTGGCCGGCAGCACCCTGACCATGGACCAGGCGCTGCGCAACCTGGTGAAAATCGGCCTGCCCATCAGCGAAGCCTCACAACGCCTGTCGCAGTTTCCTGCGGACTACCTGGGCCTGGAAGAACGCGGGCGCCTGCAACCCGGCAGCTTTGCCGACTGCGTACGCCTGGACCGCTCCCTGCACCTCACTGACGTAATGGTCGAAGGAGACACCATTGACTTCAAAAATGCTTGA